AGGCTGTCCTCCGCGTCGGGTTCGACGACGTCGACGGCACAGACCGTCGCGCCCGCCGCCCGGAATCGATCGACGGTCGCGCTGCCCAGTGCCCCGCTCGCACCGGTGATTACGGCGACGGTACCATCGAAGTCGACGTCGAACGCTGTCGTTGCTGCCATACGTGACGGTGTCGTCGCCCCGGTAGATCAATGGCGGGGCTGAGTGGGGGAGTGCAGCCATCGGCGTTCGATCGGCGGAATTACGGGGACGTCGGCGGGAGGGTGGCCCGTTCGAACCAGAATTTTTCGACGGCCCGCGCGATCGTGACGAACTCCTCTGGATCGGTCGGTTTGGTGAGGTAGGCGTTCGCACACTTCTGGTAGCTCTCCCGGACGTCCTCGGTCGCCTCGGAACTCGTCAACACGAGCACGGGGAGGTTCGAGAGTTCCGGGTCGTCCCGGATCGTGTCCAGGAACTCGAACCCGCCCATCCGGGGCAGGTTCAGGTCCAGGAGAACGAGGTCGGGCAGCGGAGTCGGCGGGTCCTCGCGTCGCTGGGCGAGGGTTTCGAGCGCCTCGTCTCCGTCTATCGTGACGGTGAGCGTGACCTCGGTCGAGACGGCGTCGAACGCCTCTTCGGTGAGTCGAACGTCGCCGGGATTGTCTTCGACGAGGAGGATGTCGATCGAGTCAACGGGCGTCGGAGACGCGGCGGTCATGGCTCGAATCGTCGGTGGAAGGAAACTCGGCGAACATGTTGCATAGATTCGTTGCGTTTCGGTAGGAATCCATTCGGGTTAAGGCTACTTGCTAAGTGATTTGGACCGGCGACGGGTTCGAGGGGCGTCGCCCGTTGGGACGGGACACTGATACCGATCGCGACCGTTACCGCAACCGAATGCGCCTGATCGCTCATCGCGGGTTCGCTGCGACGGCGCCCGAGAATACGATCGCTGCCGTCGAATTCGCTGCCGAGTACGCCGACGCCATCGAGTTCGACGTTCGACGCTGTGGCTCGGGTGAACTCGTCGTCATCCACGACGAGACGAT
The nucleotide sequence above comes from Halosolutus halophilus. Encoded proteins:
- a CDS encoding response regulator; protein product: MTAASPTPVDSIDILLVEDNPGDVRLTEEAFDAVSTEVTLTVTIDGDEALETLAQRREDPPTPLPDLVLLDLNLPRMGGFEFLDTIRDDPELSNLPVLVLTSSEATEDVRESYQKCANAYLTKPTDPEEFVTIARAVEKFWFERATLPPTSP